The following proteins are co-located in the uncultured Draconibacterium sp. genome:
- a CDS encoding DUF4960 domain-containing protein, which produces MRRIVYINIVAIITLLMGLQSCNERENYMDGPSVLDIVEDVTINSKSAEIDHLSGTINISLAGGTDLSSVVFEATVPEGVTVTPASGSNLDLNSPTKVVVSNGFSERTYMVHATLLPSKVAFLGDGTTIAEIADDDVKAAAQWTEATYGTDFVYISFDELSDEALDGVNVIVYVYDNVGTSDQPAALLEKLNVLSKFYVLGGKIVAGLLGTGLVEELGRDNSGLRNIIGTGEGGNNPDTWGVGFTGSEVANIISAGLDFYAPNMAYVIDAGYKEDHNALWNLGSITNAPYTTFNSLYGAEPIAAWDWAVGGQGFAGIIVWNPFDRFEGYIITIGIGGMEWNMNDGRDNPYLSNVHKIYKNSIDYLLNK; this is translated from the coding sequence ATGAGGAGAATAGTTTATATAAATATAGTAGCGATTATAACCCTGTTAATGGGGTTGCAATCCTGCAACGAGAGGGAAAACTATATGGATGGCCCATCGGTTCTCGATATAGTTGAAGATGTTACAATCAATAGTAAAAGTGCCGAAATTGACCATTTGTCCGGCACCATAAATATCAGTTTGGCAGGTGGTACTGATTTAAGTTCTGTGGTATTTGAGGCAACTGTGCCCGAAGGAGTCACAGTAACACCCGCAAGCGGCTCAAATCTTGATTTAAATAGTCCTACTAAGGTTGTTGTAAGTAACGGGTTTTCAGAAAGAACCTATATGGTTCATGCAACGTTGCTGCCCTCGAAAGTAGCTTTTTTGGGTGACGGTACAACTATTGCAGAAATAGCCGATGATGATGTGAAAGCTGCAGCTCAGTGGACAGAAGCAACTTATGGAACTGACTTTGTTTACATTTCTTTCGATGAATTATCGGATGAAGCACTGGACGGAGTTAATGTAATAGTATATGTTTACGACAATGTAGGTACTTCAGACCAACCGGCAGCCCTATTAGAAAAACTGAATGTGCTTTCTAAGTTTTATGTACTAGGTGGTAAAATTGTAGCCGGATTGTTGGGGACAGGCCTTGTTGAAGAGTTAGGACGTGACAACTCCGGTTTAAGAAATATAATTGGAACAGGAGAAGGAGGCAATAATCCGGATACCTGGGGAGTTGGTTTTACCGGTTCTGAAGTCGCTAATATTATTTCTGCCGGTTTAGACTTCTATGCCCCAAATATGGCTTACGTAATTGACGCCGGATATAAAGAAGACCATAATGCTTTGTGGAATTTAGGCTCTATTACCAACGCGCCATATACCACCTTTAATTCGCTTTATGGCGCCGAACCGATTGCTGCATGGGATTGGGCTGTTGGTGGACAGGGTTTTGCAGGTATTATTGTCTGGAACCCATTTGATAGGTTCGAAGGTTATATCATTACAATTGGAATTGGTGGTATGGAATGGAATATGAACGATGGTCGCGACAATCCTTATTTAAGCAATGTGCATAAGATATATAAGAATAGTATTGATTATTTATTGAACAAATAA
- a CDS encoding DUF5018 domain-containing protein, with protein sequence MKNSIKNIYRWIPVLFFGIVLTLFTNCEEDIKFEDMVPDYTYSIMRSFSANGQTATIDHTNGVVNLILPAGTDNSSVTVAMTLPEGATVDPASGSTLDFSSGPVIFTVSNNGVSREYTVTIAAYGDPMIMTFTIGENVGVIDQVNGTIDITVGSQEDIKALAPQYTIPGGTTASPQSGVMNDFTDPVKYTVLSNDGFTGKSYIVTVTQLAAPVIDVFATSEDVCAVTGIIDNNASTINVILPAGSDLSSFSPVITLNDELTVSPASGEAQDFSQGTVTYTVTNQEGLTKEYQVILSSKESTQKVVFLGEADCINTLEDDDAKAAAEYLKAQYPDDFAYIKIANITEEALANTNVAMLYYLTPLTDGTQYFAASDNVMTLLPAELQQGAIQASALTNWVKGGGNLFLAGDPTSFIHVLGRMPADYSAPSALGNYKYTEFGCAGAGGCVDYDKPADDIWGLGVRDANNSGDRRGHPIFNGLTFAGDGELYLNNAGTREARLIWWQHMDGILSPGCCGQDAALLFEQTVNAVKLGTLRHIGDAFGYGAIEFLPTNGAVEANFDTNISADFAGKVITLENTIIGYEFDTNNGRENDYQGNIELLTSNIIDYLNN encoded by the coding sequence ATGAAAAATTCAATTAAAAATATATACAGATGGATTCCTGTTCTTTTTTTCGGAATCGTTTTGACATTGTTTACAAACTGTGAAGAAGACATAAAGTTTGAAGACATGGTGCCGGACTATACCTATTCAATAATGAGGTCGTTTTCGGCGAATGGTCAAACAGCAACCATCGATCATACGAATGGTGTGGTAAATTTAATTTTACCGGCCGGAACTGATAACAGTTCGGTAACAGTTGCAATGACACTTCCTGAGGGAGCGACAGTAGATCCCGCTTCGGGAAGCACTTTGGATTTTTCTTCCGGCCCCGTAATTTTTACGGTTTCCAATAATGGAGTAAGCAGGGAATATACAGTAACCATAGCCGCTTATGGGGATCCAATGATTATGACTTTTACAATTGGAGAGAATGTGGGAGTAATCGACCAGGTAAACGGTACAATTGACATTACAGTAGGAAGCCAGGAAGATATTAAAGCATTAGCGCCGCAATATACGATCCCTGGAGGAACAACAGCGTCTCCTCAATCAGGTGTAATGAATGATTTTACAGATCCTGTTAAATATACCGTTTTGTCTAACGATGGATTTACCGGTAAATCATATATCGTTACTGTAACACAACTTGCAGCTCCGGTAATTGACGTTTTTGCTACTTCTGAGGATGTTTGCGCCGTAACAGGAATTATTGATAATAATGCTTCGACAATTAATGTTATACTACCTGCCGGATCAGATTTGTCTTCTTTTTCGCCTGTTATTACATTAAACGATGAATTAACTGTTTCTCCAGCTTCCGGTGAAGCTCAGGATTTTAGTCAGGGAACAGTAACTTATACAGTTACAAATCAGGAAGGCTTAACCAAAGAATACCAGGTAATCCTATCATCAAAAGAATCAACTCAAAAAGTTGTCTTTTTGGGAGAAGCTGATTGTATAAATACACTTGAAGATGATGATGCTAAAGCGGCTGCAGAATACTTGAAAGCTCAATATCCAGATGACTTTGCATACATCAAAATTGCCAACATAACAGAAGAGGCCTTGGCGAATACGAATGTTGCCATGTTATATTACCTAACTCCGCTTACAGATGGGACACAGTATTTTGCTGCTTCAGATAATGTGATGACATTATTGCCAGCTGAATTGCAACAGGGAGCGATTCAGGCTAGTGCCTTAACAAATTGGGTAAAAGGCGGTGGAAACTTATTCCTTGCCGGTGACCCAACCTCATTTATTCATGTTTTGGGTCGTATGCCTGCTGATTATAGTGCTCCAAGTGCATTGGGTAATTACAAGTACACTGAATTTGGCTGTGCCGGTGCCGGAGGTTGTGTAGATTACGACAAGCCGGCTGATGATATCTGGGGATTAGGTGTAAGAGATGCAAACAACTCAGGCGACAGAAGAGGGCATCCTATTTTTAACGGATTAACATTTGCGGGTGACGGAGAACTTTATTTAAACAATGCGGGTACCCGGGAAGCAAGATTAATCTGGTGGCAACATATGGATGGTATTCTTTCTCCAGGATGTTGTGGGCAGGACGCAGCTCTGCTATTTGAACAAACAGTAAATGCTGTAAAACTTGGAACATTGCGTCATATTGGAGATGCATTTGGTTATGGTGCAATTGAGTTTTTACCAACCAATGGAGCCGTAGAGGCAAACTTCGATACTAATATCTCAGCAGATTTCGCCGGAAAGGTAATCACGCTTGAAAATACCATTATTGGTTATGAATTTGACACAAATAATGGAAGAGAGAATGATTATCAAGGTAATATTGAATTGCTTACGTCTAACATTATTGATTATTTAAATAATTAA
- a CDS encoding RagB/SusD family nutrient uptake outer membrane protein: MKKLLIIIFATLLFASCQEDFLDVAPENVVSEENLDPEQLVISAYSGLDYRFNTGEFRDNWPFDHAPSNWCFSDIRSGDAYKGGGGVGDNPGGGMHALEIHQVFPSSENAYNLWRALYFAIFRVNSAIVVLNNTSDFSQKDLRIAELKVLRAHFYFELMKNFGSFAYIDENTPIESVTSVENSFDPTFLWGKIEDDLNTAIPVLPETQTDLGRVNKLVAYAYLAKAKLFQGQWSEVITYADKVIAGPYSLVDDIEKLYSTPGYGNAENVFAIQYSVNDGSEYGNLNFGDLINSPDSPADDPNHPYLNGDDFHKPSQNIVNAFKVNTNGLPLFDTYNNSDLEYDDTSTPVDPRLDHSIGRPGITWKHWQNMPMQINWNRDVPTYGYYVVKKYQIDPYSDLRASGGFPWAKGALDWPIIKFSDVLLWKAEAAIELGDVASGIGIINQIRTRAKNSPRVYDFNNPSQDAAHYNIGLYPTVVTQDYARKALRLERRLELHNEGHHFYDLVRWGIAESWLNDYMFTESAKRSYYAGASFTSSRDEYLPIPQIEIDASGGVYKQRSGY; encoded by the coding sequence ATGAAAAAATTACTAATTATCATATTTGCAACATTACTGTTTGCTTCATGTCAGGAAGACTTTCTGGATGTTGCTCCCGAGAATGTAGTTTCGGAAGAAAATCTTGATCCTGAACAACTTGTTATTAGCGCCTATAGTGGGCTTGATTATAGGTTTAACACAGGTGAATTTAGAGATAACTGGCCTTTTGACCACGCTCCTTCTAACTGGTGTTTTTCAGATATCAGAAGTGGAGATGCATATAAAGGTGGCGGTGGCGTCGGCGATAATCCCGGTGGTGGAATGCACGCACTGGAAATCCATCAGGTTTTTCCTTCTTCAGAAAATGCTTACAATTTATGGAGAGCACTGTATTTTGCCATATTCAGGGTAAATAGCGCAATCGTAGTACTCAATAACACATCCGATTTTTCTCAAAAAGATTTAAGAATTGCGGAATTGAAAGTTTTAAGAGCTCATTTTTATTTCGAGCTTATGAAAAATTTCGGATCATTCGCCTATATCGATGAAAATACACCGATAGAAAGTGTAACGAGTGTGGAAAACTCTTTTGATCCAACATTTTTATGGGGAAAAATTGAGGACGACTTAAATACAGCTATTCCGGTATTGCCCGAAACCCAAACCGACCTTGGAAGGGTAAACAAACTGGTTGCCTATGCCTATCTGGCAAAAGCTAAATTATTCCAGGGACAATGGAGTGAGGTAATTACCTATGCCGATAAAGTAATAGCAGGGCCTTACAGCTTGGTTGATGATATTGAGAAACTGTATTCAACACCAGGTTATGGCAATGCGGAAAATGTATTCGCTATTCAATATTCCGTAAATGATGGATCGGAATATGGAAACCTAAACTTTGGAGATTTGATAAATTCTCCGGATTCGCCAGCCGATGACCCAAATCATCCCTATTTAAATGGAGACGATTTTCATAAACCTTCACAAAATATTGTAAACGCATTTAAGGTAAATACAAATGGTTTACCGTTATTCGATACGTATAATAACTCTGATTTGGAGTATGATGATACTTCAACTCCAGTAGATCCCAGACTGGACCACTCAATTGGCAGACCTGGAATAACCTGGAAGCACTGGCAAAATATGCCCATGCAAATTAACTGGAACAGGGATGTGCCAACTTACGGATATTATGTAGTAAAAAAATATCAAATAGATCCTTACTCTGATTTAAGAGCATCTGGAGGTTTCCCATGGGCAAAAGGGGCTCTGGATTGGCCAATAATAAAATTTAGCGATGTACTATTATGGAAAGCTGAAGCTGCTATTGAATTAGGTGACGTGGCCTCGGGAATAGGTATTATTAATCAAATTCGTACCAGAGCAAAAAATTCACCCCGTGTATATGACTTTAACAATCCATCCCAAGATGCAGCCCATTATAATATCGGCTTGTATCCTACTGTTGTAACACAAGACTATGCAAGAAAAGCATTACGATTAGAACGACGCTTAGAACTGCATAACGAAGGACATCACTTTTACGATTTGGTGCGTTGGGGCATTGCCGAAAGTTGGTTAAACGATTACATGTTTACTGAAAGTGCCAAAAGAAGTTACTACGCAGGAGCATCATTTACTTCCAGCAGAGATGAATACCTACCAATACCTCAAATTGAAATCGATGCTTCTGGAGGAGTGTACAAACAACGGTCAGGATATTAA